DNA from Acidobacteriota bacterium:
TGCGAACACCGGGAGATTCCCCGGAAGAGCTGCTGGACGACGTGATCTGCCGCCGCGACGACGGACGCGAAGTGACTCTGGCCGAGTTTCCGCTGGCGCAGCAGTGGACCGATCCCGAAACGGTGCGCGCGGAGGAGATGACGCTCTCCGTACCCGATGGCCGCAGCGTGACGACGCTCGTCAACGCCACGCCGACACGCTCGAAGGAGGGTGCGATCGAGTCGATGGTCGTCACCCTGCAGGACCTGACGCCCCTCGAGGAGCTCGACCGGTTGCGAGCCGAGTTTCTGAGCATGGTCAGTCATGAGCTCCGGGCGCCCCTGATCTCGATCAAGGGCTCCACGGCCACCGTGCTGGGCGCCGCGCCGGCTCCCGATCCGGCGGAGATGCTGCAGTTCTTCCGGGTCATCGACGATCAGGCGAATCAGATGCGCAACCTGATCGCCGACCTGCTGGACCAGGGGCGTATCGCGGCGGGCACCCTCTCGGTCTCCGCCGAGCGCGCCGAGGTGGCCGGCCTCATCGATCAGGCCAGGAGCAGCTTCACCGGGGCCGGAAGCAGGCGCAACCTGACCATCGACCTGCCAGAGGACCTTCCGTTCGTTCTCGCGGACTCGGGCCGCATCGTCCAGGTGCTCAACAATCTCCTGTCGAACGCGGCGCTGCATTCCCCTGACTCATCGCCGATCACGGTTGGCGCGTCACTGGACGACGACCACGTAGCCATCTCGGTAACCGACCGCGGCAGTGGCGTGCCGCCGGAAAAGCTGCCTCACCTGTTCCGCAAGCAGACGGACGCATCCGGCGAGAAGGGAGTCGGCCTCGGCCTCGCCATCTGCAAGGGACTCGTGGAGGCGCACGGCGGCCGCATCTGGGCAGAGAGCGGCGAAGGGGACCGCGGTACACGGTTCACGTTCACGCTTCCGGTGGCCGTCGAGGCCGGCGATGTCGCCCCGAGCGCTCTCTCGCGCCGACCTCGTTCCTCGAAGCGGAACGGAGCGACGCCCATCCTCGTTCTCGACGACGACCCGCAGACGCTGCGGCGCGTTCGGGACGCGCTTTCCGAGGCGGGCTACGCGGCGATACTGACCGGCGATCCCAACGAACTCCCCAAGCTCATCAGGACGCACAGACCTCGACTGGTCCTGCTCGATCTCGTACTGCCCGACACGGACGGTCTCGAGTTGATGGAGACCGTCCCTGAACTGGAAGACGTGCCGGTCATCTTCATCTCCGTCTACGACAGGGACGAGACGATCGTCCGGGCGCTGGATGCGAGAGCCGCGGACTACATCGTCAAGCCCTTCTCTCCGTCGGAGCTGACCGCGAGAGTGCGGGCGGCGCTCCGCCGACAGGCCGAGCCCAAGCCGTTCCGCCTGGGCGACCTGTCCATCAACTACGAGGAGCGTGAGGTCACGATGGACGGGCGGTCCGTGGCACTCACCGTTACCGAGTTCGAGGTGCTCCGGGTGCTTTCCAGCCACGCCGGACGCGTCGTGACGTACGAATCGCTGCTGCGCCAGGCCTGGAGCAAGCGCGCCCGGAGCACCGAGGACCCGAAGCTCGTGCGCGCCATGGTGAAGAGCCTCCGCCGCAAGCTGGGCGACGATGCCGCCCAGCCGGCCTACGTGCTCAACGAGCGCGGCGTCGGCTACCGCATGCCCCGGCCCGGCAGCGAGTAGGTCACCGGTCGCGCTGTCAGAACATGGCGGAGGGGGTGGGATTCGAACCCACGGTAGGGATTACCTACGCCGGTTTTCAAGACCGGTGCTTTCGACCACTCAGCCACCCCTCCGGACGGCCGGCGAGACCTCAGGCGCCTAGCCTGACACGATCTCCTCCACCCCGCCGACATACGGCCGGAGCGCCTCGGGAATGCGCACGGAGCCCGACGCCGTCTGGTAGTTCTCCAGCAGCGCGACCAGCGTGCGGCCGACGGCCAGGCCGGAGCCGTTCAGGGTATGGACGTGGCGCAGGGCGCCGCCGCCCTGGGGGCGATAGCGGGTTCGCACTCGCCGTGCCTGGAACGCTTCCGCGTTGGAGCAGGACGAGATCTCCCGGTACGTCTCCTGGCCCGGCAGCCAGACTTCCAGGTCGTAGGTCTTGGCCATGGCGAAGCCCATGTCGCCGGTGCTCAGGCAGACGACCCGGTAAGGCAGTTCGAGCCGCTGAAGCACCTTCTCGGCATGAGCCGTCAGTTGCTCAAGCGCCTCGTCGCTGGCCTCGGGCGTCGTCACCTGCACCAGCTCCACCTTCTGGAACTGGTGCAGGCGGATGAGCCCGCGGACGTCACGGCCATAGGAACCCGCCTCGGCCCGGAAGCAGGGCGTGAGCGCGGCGTACCTGAGCGGCAGCCGGTCCTCCTCGAGCACTTCGTCGGCGTGGAGGTTGACCAGAGGCACCTCGCCGGTAGGGATGAGGTAGCGCTCGTCCGGCTGGACGTGGAAGAGATCTTCTTCGAACTTCGGGAGCTGGCCGCTGCCGACCAGGCAGTCCCGTTTCACCAGGAACGGCGGCAGCACTTCGGTGTAGCCGTGCTCCTCGGTGTGAAGGTCGAGCATGAAGGCGGCGAGCGCCCGTTCCAGGCGCGCGCCCCAGCCCATGTAGGTGACGAACCGGGCGCCGGCCAGCTTGGCGCCGCGCTCGAAGTCGAGAATGCCGAGTTCCGGGCCGATATCCCAGTGGTTCCTGGGCTCGAAGTCGAAACGGGGCGGTTCGCCGACGATCCGCTCGACCCGGTTGACCGACTCGTCGGCGCCCACCGGAACGGACTCGTGGGCGATGTTCGGCACCTGGAGTGCGGCCTCGGTCAACTCCGCCTCGGCCTTCTCGACCACCTCCTCGAGGTGGTCGATGCGGACCTTGAGCCCGGTCATCTCTAGAATCAGATGTTCGGTGTCTTCCTTCTTCGCCTCGCCCTGAGCCTTCAGCCTGCCGATCTCCTGGCCTGCCAACCGCCGGCGATGCCGGAGTTCCTCGAGTTCGGTGAGCGCCTCGCGGCGTCGGCGGTCGCTGGTCGTCCACTGGTCGATCAGTGCGGGATCGACGCCGCGCGCTTCGACCGCCGCGGCAACCCGCTCGGGTTCGCTTCTGAGCAGTTCTCGGGGCAACATGGCGGTGGCAGTCTTCCAACGTTCGTCCCTCAGGGCAAGGATCGCTAACTGATGACCGACCCAGAGCCAGCCTCGACCTCCGGCGCGCCTCCGGCGCCGACCTTGGCAGGCGCCCTGCCGCCTCTGCTCGCGGGGTTCGCGATGTTCGCCCTGGCCGGCGTTGAGCGCGACCCGCAGGCAGCCGCCGAAAGCCAGTACCTGGCGCTCGCGGCGACGACGGTTCTCCTGGCCGCGGCCGGGGTGGCCCGGCGGCCGTTTGGCGCACCGGCGCTGGCCCTGCCGGTCCTCGCCGTGGTCGCGTTCGTCGCCATCCCGCCCGCCGGCCCCGCCCGCGGCGCGGCGATGGGAGCCCTGCTCTGCCTCGGCCCGGGCGCACTGCTGGTCGACAGCCTGATCGCCCGGCGCGCCGAGCTGTTCGAGCCGCCCGGCTCGCTCGAACCGGCCCGCCTGTTGCGGCTGGGCGTCCTGCTGGCGGCGGCGCTCATCGGGCTCAACCTGCTCCTTCGGCAGGGAGAGCTGCTCGGCGGTTCGACGCTCAGGCTGCTGGTCGTCCTGGTCGCCATTCCGGCCGTGGCGACGGTGACCGTCCTGGTGCTGTTCGCTCGCTTCGGCGCTCCGGCCCTGGCGGGGACGGCGGCTCTGCTACTGGCCGCCGGCGGCGTGCGCTCGAACGTCGTCCTGGTGCTGGCGGCGGCCGCCTGCGCCGACGCCCTCGCGCGCGCCCTGGAGCAACGCTGGCCGGCGGCGGCGGGAGCGGCCGGTCTGGCGCTCGCCGCCGTGCTCGGTTTCGTCCTGGTCCGCGAACCCGCTTTCGGGGTACTCATCGCCGCCATGGCCGCAGCGATCGCCTGGCCTCGCTTCGCCTTCGCCATCGTCCTGGTCCTGGCCGGCGCCCTGACCGTGTGGCAACCGGTCGACGCGGGCGCGTTCTGGCCCGAAGTGCTCGCCGGACTGCCTCTGGTGCTGATCGCGGCACCGAGCCTGATCGGCAGGGGAAACCTCCAGACAGTGGCCGCGGCCGCACTGCTGGCCATCGCCGGACTGCGGTTCCTGCCGCCGCAGCAGGCGCTGCTGGCGGGCATCGCCCTTTGGACCGTGCTCTACGCGAAACGATCGGACGGCCTGTCCGCCGAGGAACCGCCGGTCGGGCCCTGGCACAGTCTCGCGCTCCGCGGCGACGCCGCCGTGTTCGGCTACTGCCTGCAGGGAGGCCTGCTCGCGTTGGCGACGCTGTCGGCGACCTATCCGTGGCTCCAGCCGGCCCATCTCGAGGATCGGCTACGCGCCTTCGGACTCGGCGGCGGGCTCGAGCACTGGTTTGCCCTGGGCGGCATCCTCCTGCTCGCCCACGCGTCGGCCGCGCTGGTCCGCAGGATGTCGGCGCCGCGGGTGCTGGTCCTCGCCCTGGCCGCCGTCCTGCTGACGACGGCCGCGCTCGGCGCATGGGACGCCTTCAAGCCGCGGCGGACGCTGCTCAACTCGCCCCGCCAGGTGCTGACGGCGGACAGCCCCCGCTGGACGGCGCCTGCCGGCGGCTGCGGGAAGCTGATCCTCGACACGGCGGTCGCCAACAGCGGCGGGGTCGCCACCGGTCAACCCGTGGCGCGTATCGGCGTCGGCGCCGCCGGGGACGCGGGCGCGGGTACCGGACCTGGGGTCGCCATCCTCCGGCACGGCGAGGACACCGGCGAATGGTCGGCCCGCGCGACCGGCGACATCGCCGGCCTGAAGCCCTGGCTGCACTGGGTGGCCGCCGGCGAAGGCGAACCGTTCTTTGGCACCCGCTACCGGAGCGAAGTCGACCTGACGCCCTTCTGCGGCAAGGGCGACCTGGTCGTCGTCCGGGACCCCGGGCTACCGGAGCAGGTGGAACTGACGCTGTTCTTCGCCCTTCAACTCGGCAAACCCGACGCTTGAAGAGAGTACTGAACGAGGCTGACGCCTCGCGCGTTTCAACGCCGCCTTCGGCGGCAGCGGGTCAGAGGACCCGCGCAACCGGCAGTGGGGCAGCGCCGTCGCTGTCCTACGTCGTACCGACCATCGGCGTCTCGGAGCACCTCGCAAACTGCCTGGCGTCGATCTACCGGGACGGTCAAGACCTCGATGCACCGTCGGAGCTGGTCATCGTGTGGCAGGCCCCGGTGGCCGCGGACGCCGGGGACGCAGAGGGGTCGGCGGCCCTGCGCGAGCTGTGCGAGCGGATCGCGTCGGCTCGGCCGGGGGCGATCGACGGGCCGCCGCGGATCGTCGAACTCCCCCGGCCCGCCGGTTTCGCTCGCGCGGTGAACGACGGCATCGCGGTCGGCAGCGGCGACTGGATCGCCCTGGTGAACGACGACGTCGTGCTTGAAGCGGGATGGGCGCGACGGCTGCTCGAGGCCGCGGGGGCTGCTTCACGAGTGGCCGCGGCGCAGGGGATCAACCTGATGGCTGGCGGCGAGGACGACGGCGAGGCTGCACGAATCGACGGCGCCGGTCTGGCGTGGAACCGGCGCTGGCAGGCGGTTCAGCCTGGCCGCGGGGAGACGGTGAAAGCGACGGAACCCGTGATCGGGGTGTACGGAGTGTCGGCGACCGCGGCGATCTACCATCGTGGCGCGCTCGTGGACGTGAGCGGCGCGGGCAGCGAACTCAGGCCGTTCGAGGAGCGGCTCGACAGCTACTACGAAGACGTCGAGCTGGCGGACCGGCTGCATGGGGCCGGCTACGGCGCGCTGATGGTGCCGGCGGCGCGCGCGGAGCACGCCGGGGCGCTGTCGAGCCGGAGCCAGCCGGCCGCGCGGCGCAGGACGCGGCGTGTCTACGCGAACCGCCTGCTCGTCGTGGCTCGGCGTCTGGGCCGCGGTTTCTGGCTCAACCTGCCCGTCCTCCTGGGGCGGGACGTTGTCGACGCGCTGAGGCAGCCGGCCACCGCGCCGATGCCGGGGGACCTGGAGCCGCCGGGCATCGTCGACCTGGTGTGCGCCTGGAGCCGGGCGGCCTGGCTGCTGCCGCGATTCGCGCACTTCGGACAGGGGATCCGGCGATGACCGAAGACGCGCCGGTCCTGAGCGCGGTCGCCCCGCACTGGCACGACGAGCAGCACCTCGCCGAGCTGGTGCGGGACTGGCCCGACGACGCGCGCTTCGAGTTGATCGTCGTCGACAACGGTTCGGACGACGATCCGGGCGAACTGGCAACCAACCGGTCGAACGTCCGCGTGCTCGATCCCGGCCGCAACCTGGGATTCGGAGCGGCGGTGAACCGCGGGGCCGCCGAGGCCGGCAGCGACCTGATCCTGATCCTGAACACGGACGCCGTCCCGGAACCGGGGGCGCTGGACACCCTGGTCGAGGTTATGGCGAACCACCCTGAGGCCGCCGGCCTCGCGCCCCGGCTGCTCGGCGCGGACGACGCCACCCAGGCGTCCTGGCAGCTTCGGCACCTGCCGACGCTTCGCACCCTGATCGGCTACTGCTGCTTCGTGGAGCCCGCGTCGGTCACGGAACCGGCTAGCGGTGAGCCCGTCGAGCAGCCGGCGGCCTGCGCGCTGCTGCTCCGGAGAGACGCGTTCGAAAGCGCAGGCGCCATGGACGAACGCTTCTGGCCCGCCTGGTTCGAGGACGTCGACCTGGCGCGCCGGCTCGCCGACCGGGGCGAACGGGTGCTGTACTGGCCGGAGGCCGTGTTCCGCCACGGCCTCGGCGCGTCGGTGCCCCGGCTGGGCTACGGCGCGTTTCTTGCCGCGTACTACCGGAACCTGGACCGCTACGCCCGCAAGCACTACGGCCAGGGTGTAGCTCTGATGCTGCGGGCCGTGCTGGTTCAAGCGGCGGTGTGGCGTCTTCTGGTGCTGCCACTTCGTTGCCCGGGGCGGGCTCGCGGTCGCGGCGAGGCGTTCGGCGGGCTGGGGCGCCTGGCGTTGGCGGCGGCGACGGGCTGGAGGGAGCGGTGAGCAGTGGTTCCGCACTGGGTGCGCCCAGTGTCGCGGTCTGTACGGTCACCTGGAACGACGCAGAGAATCTGCCGCGGTTCTTCGACGCGCTGGCGGAGCTCCAGGGGCCCGCGTTCCGGCTGATCGTCGTCGACAACGCGAGCAGCGACGGTACGGTGGAATCGCTGCGCGGGCACGCCGGGACGGCCGGCTTCCCGGTCGAAGTGATCGCCCTCGACGAGAACACCGGCTTCGCCGGCGGCCTGAACCAGGCCATCGAGAGCGCGTTCGCAAGCGACCCGCAACCCGAGTGGGTGCTGAGCCTGAACGCGGACGCCTGGCCGGCGCCGGACTACACGGAGCTGCTGATCGAGAGAGCGCGGCGGTTTACGACTGGCCAGGAACCCGTCGGCGCGGTCACCGGGCGGCTGTTGCGAGCGCAAGCGGAGAAGGGTCCGCCTTCGGCGGATTGCACCGACACGGGCGCCGACAATCCCGTCATCGACGCCTGCGGTATGACGCTGACCCGGAGCTGGCGGCACGTCGACCGCGGCTCCGACCAGATCGATCACGGCCAGTACGGGGTCACCGAGCGGGTGTTCGGCGGCACCGGCGCCGCGACGCTGTTCCTGGGGGCGGCGCTCCAGGACGCGGCGATCGAAGGCCGCGTCCTGGACGACGACTTCCACTCGTACCGGGAGGACGCCGAACTCTGCTTCCGGCTCCAGGAACGGGGCTGGCAGGTGCTCTACGAACCGCGGGCCCGCGCGGTCCACCGCCGAGTCAACCTCGCCCGGCGGCGGCGGCGGATGTCGCCGGAGGTCAACTTCCATTCCCTCAAGAACCGGTACCTGCTGCAGTACTACCACCGCTCACTCGCCGATTTTCCGCGCACCTTCCTGGCGACCGCGCTCCGCGAACTGGGCATCGTCGCCTACGTCCTCCTTCGGGAACCGTCTTCGCTGGCCGCCTATGGATGGCTCTGGCGCCATCGCGGCCGCCTGCGGCAACGGCGCCGCCTGATCCGGTCCCGCCGCCTCGTCCCTGGCCGCGCGGTCGCACGCTGGTTCGGGCGCGCCGCGCTGCCCGCGGACCCGGAGCGGCCCCGGATCCTGATGCTCGGCAGCCGCGGCATCCCCGCCAACTACAGCGGCTACGAAAC
Protein-coding regions in this window:
- a CDS encoding ATP-binding protein; protein product: MVQSEKPEELRQRIAVLEERLSALPAAVMRVSGSLDLKTVLQEVLDSARALTGASRGVIATEDEGQAEHLITSGFEPEEHDGIVAWPHGAQLFAHFRDLQKPLRLANLQDYVGQHGFPSTPMRSQTLQCTPLHHRDVYVGSFFLADKDGGQEFTESDEEVLVLFASQAATAIANARAHRDEQRARADLEALVEMSPVGVVVFDGQSGKPVSFNREARRIVSALRTPGDSPEELLDDVICRRDDGREVTLAEFPLAQQWTDPETVRAEEMTLSVPDGRSVTTLVNATPTRSKEGAIESMVVTLQDLTPLEELDRLRAEFLSMVSHELRAPLISIKGSTATVLGAAPAPDPAEMLQFFRVIDDQANQMRNLIADLLDQGRIAAGTLSVSAERAEVAGLIDQARSSFTGAGSRRNLTIDLPEDLPFVLADSGRIVQVLNNLLSNAALHSPDSSPITVGASLDDDHVAISVTDRGSGVPPEKLPHLFRKQTDASGEKGVGLGLAICKGLVEAHGGRIWAESGEGDRGTRFTFTLPVAVEAGDVAPSALSRRPRSSKRNGATPILVLDDDPQTLRRVRDALSEAGYAAILTGDPNELPKLIRTHRPRLVLLDLVLPDTDGLELMETVPELEDVPVIFISVYDRDETIVRALDARAADYIVKPFSPSELTARVRAALRRQAEPKPFRLGDLSINYEEREVTMDGRSVALTVTEFEVLRVLSSHAGRVVTYESLLRQAWSKRARSTEDPKLVRAMVKSLRRKLGDDAAQPAYVLNERGVGYRMPRPGSE
- the serS gene encoding serine--tRNA ligase, giving the protein MLPRELLRSEPERVAAAVEARGVDPALIDQWTTSDRRRREALTELEELRHRRRLAGQEIGRLKAQGEAKKEDTEHLILEMTGLKVRIDHLEEVVEKAEAELTEAALQVPNIAHESVPVGADESVNRVERIVGEPPRFDFEPRNHWDIGPELGILDFERGAKLAGARFVTYMGWGARLERALAAFMLDLHTEEHGYTEVLPPFLVKRDCLVGSGQLPKFEEDLFHVQPDERYLIPTGEVPLVNLHADEVLEEDRLPLRYAALTPCFRAEAGSYGRDVRGLIRLHQFQKVELVQVTTPEASDEALEQLTAHAEKVLQRLELPYRVVCLSTGDMGFAMAKTYDLEVWLPGQETYREISSCSNAEAFQARRVRTRYRPQGGGALRHVHTLNGSGLAVGRTLVALLENYQTASGSVRIPEALRPYVGGVEEIVSG
- a CDS encoding glycosyltransferase, translating into MKRVLNEADASRVSTPPSAAAGQRTRATGSGAAPSLSYVVPTIGVSEHLANCLASIYRDGQDLDAPSELVIVWQAPVAADAGDAEGSAALRELCERIASARPGAIDGPPRIVELPRPAGFARAVNDGIAVGSGDWIALVNDDVVLEAGWARRLLEAAGAASRVAAAQGINLMAGGEDDGEAARIDGAGLAWNRRWQAVQPGRGETVKATEPVIGVYGVSATAAIYHRGALVDVSGAGSELRPFEERLDSYYEDVELADRLHGAGYGALMVPAARAEHAGALSSRSQPAARRRTRRVYANRLLVVARRLGRGFWLNLPVLLGRDVVDALRQPATAPMPGDLEPPGIVDLVCAWSRAAWLLPRFAHFGQGIRR
- a CDS encoding glycosyltransferase family 2 protein — encoded protein: MTEDAPVLSAVAPHWHDEQHLAELVRDWPDDARFELIVVDNGSDDDPGELATNRSNVRVLDPGRNLGFGAAVNRGAAEAGSDLILILNTDAVPEPGALDTLVEVMANHPEAAGLAPRLLGADDATQASWQLRHLPTLRTLIGYCCFVEPASVTEPASGEPVEQPAACALLLRRDAFESAGAMDERFWPAWFEDVDLARRLADRGERVLYWPEAVFRHGLGASVPRLGYGAFLAAYYRNLDRYARKHYGQGVALMLRAVLVQAAVWRLLVLPLRCPGRARGRGEAFGGLGRLALAAATGWRER
- a CDS encoding glycosyltransferase — encoded protein: MSSGSALGAPSVAVCTVTWNDAENLPRFFDALAELQGPAFRLIVVDNASSDGTVESLRGHAGTAGFPVEVIALDENTGFAGGLNQAIESAFASDPQPEWVLSLNADAWPAPDYTELLIERARRFTTGQEPVGAVTGRLLRAQAEKGPPSADCTDTGADNPVIDACGMTLTRSWRHVDRGSDQIDHGQYGVTERVFGGTGAATLFLGAALQDAAIEGRVLDDDFHSYREDAELCFRLQERGWQVLYEPRARAVHRRVNLARRRRRMSPEVNFHSLKNRYLLQYYHRSLADFPRTFLATALRELGIVAYVLLREPSSLAAYGWLWRHRGRLRQRRRLIRSRRLVPGRAVARWFGRAALPADPERPRILMLGSRGIPANYSGYETMIEALAPRLAERGWRVTVYCRSHYVDRRLRSHRGVELVVLPTLRTKYGDTPVHTLLSCLHAALFARGARAALVVNGANAVFLPLLWPRRIRTALHVDGIEKRRAKWGWPGRLVYAVSERLACLLPGVTVTDADVIAAHYRARYRRESTMIRYGVEPEPLPGHPILDELGLEPRGYFLYVSRFEPENNPHRVVAAYRRVGGDVPLIMVGDAPYANDFIAAMKRGADPRVRFPGTVFGEGYRGLLSSALATVHATEVGGTHPALVEAMGYGNCTLVNDEPANRETAGDAGVYFEVEDEASLVAAFEFARADPPRARDHGRRAARRAAEEYNWDRVAEEYEELFRRLSNR